A portion of the Actomonas aquatica genome contains these proteins:
- a CDS encoding nicotinate phosphoribosyltransferase encodes MQNHAAASPLLTDLYQLTMAYGYWKTGTHEREAVFHLFFRKPPFASGYSLVAGLADVIDWLRAFHFDEDELAYLQTLEGNDGSPLFEEGFIDYLRELKFTCEVDAVPEGTVVFPHEPLLRVQGPILQGQLVETALLNLINYQTLIATKAARICEAAQDEPVLEFGLRRAQGVDGALAASRAAYIGGCAATSNVLAGKLFGIPVKGTHAHSWVMSFDSEPEAFQAYADAMPNNCVFLVDTYDTLDGVRAAIEVGKRLRETGHEMVGVRLDSGDLAYLSIEARKLLDAAGFPDAVIVASNDLDETIIASLKQQGAKIGLWGVGTKLVTAFDQPALGGVYKLGAIRDGAGNWQYRLKLSEQSIKVSNPGILQVRRFVQDGLIAGDQIINEGEGGETSRTIVDPADSMRRKRVTAEASEELLLQPIFRNGELVYDRPTLEETKAHARAELSRTHPGIRRLLNPHEYPVGLGPQLHELKHKLIQQARGEAPGA; translated from the coding sequence ATGCAAAACCATGCTGCTGCTTCGCCGCTTCTGACGGACCTGTATCAACTCACGATGGCTTACGGCTACTGGAAGACGGGCACGCATGAGCGTGAGGCCGTCTTTCACCTGTTCTTCCGCAAGCCGCCCTTTGCGAGCGGGTATTCGTTGGTGGCGGGTTTGGCGGACGTGATCGATTGGTTGCGAGCGTTTCATTTTGATGAAGACGAGCTGGCGTATCTGCAGACGCTGGAGGGCAACGATGGAAGCCCGTTGTTCGAAGAGGGCTTCATCGATTACCTGCGCGAGTTGAAGTTCACCTGCGAGGTGGACGCGGTGCCGGAGGGGACGGTGGTGTTTCCGCACGAGCCGCTCTTGCGGGTGCAGGGGCCGATTCTGCAAGGGCAACTGGTGGAAACGGCGCTCTTAAATCTCATCAACTACCAGACGTTGATTGCCACCAAGGCGGCCCGCATTTGTGAGGCGGCGCAGGACGAGCCGGTGCTGGAGTTTGGGCTGCGGCGGGCGCAGGGCGTGGATGGAGCGCTGGCGGCCAGTCGGGCGGCTTACATCGGCGGGTGTGCAGCGACATCGAATGTTTTGGCCGGAAAGCTCTTCGGCATCCCGGTGAAGGGCACGCACGCGCATAGCTGGGTGATGTCGTTCGATAGCGAGCCGGAGGCGTTTCAAGCCTACGCGGATGCCATGCCTAACAACTGTGTGTTTTTGGTGGATACCTACGACACGCTGGACGGCGTGCGGGCGGCGATCGAGGTGGGTAAGCGATTGCGCGAAACGGGGCACGAGATGGTGGGCGTGCGATTGGACTCGGGTGACCTGGCCTACCTCTCGATTGAAGCCCGCAAACTGCTTGATGCGGCCGGTTTTCCGGACGCCGTGATTGTGGCGAGCAATGATTTGGACGAGACGATCATTGCCTCGCTAAAGCAGCAGGGAGCCAAGATCGGGCTGTGGGGCGTTGGCACCAAACTGGTGACGGCCTTCGATCAACCGGCTTTGGGGGGAGTCTACAAACTCGGCGCGATTCGCGACGGTGCGGGGAACTGGCAATACCGGCTGAAACTTTCGGAACAGTCGATCAAGGTCTCGAATCCCGGCATCCTGCAGGTGCGTCGTTTCGTGCAGGACGGCCTGATCGCGGGTGACCAAATCATCAACGAAGGCGAGGGGGGCGAGACGAGCCGCACCATCGTGGATCCGGCCGACAGCATGCGGCGCAAGCGGGTGACGGCCGAGGCGAGCGAAGAGCTGTTGCTGCAGCCAATTTTTCGGAACGGCGAACTGGTCTACGATCGCCCGACTTTGGAGGAGACCAAAGCCCACGCACGGGCCGAGTTGAGTCGCACGCACCCGGGTATTCGGCGCCTGCTGAATCCGCACGAATACCCGGTCGGACTCGGGCCTCAGCTACACGAGTTGAAGCACAAGCTCATCCAGCAAGCACGCGGCGAAGCGCCCGGCGCGTGA
- a CDS encoding RNA 2'-phosphotransferase — MRKELVRKSRFLSLVLRHDPAAAGVALDAQGWVAVGELLRGAADAGVVITPEELLEIVQTNEKRRFLIDDTGERIRANQGHSVQVDVDLAVATPPAQLFHGTATRFVEAIEREGLKPMGRLHVHLSADVATARQVGARHGRPYILVVDAGGMVAAGRMFWRSANGVWLTADVPPQFLSSEAVETA; from the coding sequence ATGCGCAAGGAGTTGGTTCGTAAGTCACGGTTTCTAAGTCTGGTGTTGCGGCACGATCCGGCGGCGGCGGGGGTGGCGCTGGATGCCCAGGGATGGGTCGCGGTGGGTGAGCTGTTGCGGGGCGCGGCCGACGCGGGAGTAGTGATCACGCCGGAGGAGCTGCTGGAGATTGTGCAGACCAACGAAAAGCGGCGCTTCCTGATCGACGATACTGGCGAGCGCATCCGGGCGAATCAGGGGCATTCGGTGCAGGTGGACGTGGATCTGGCAGTCGCGACCCCGCCAGCGCAGCTCTTTCACGGCACGGCCACGCGTTTTGTGGAAGCGATTGAGCGGGAGGGTCTCAAACCGATGGGGCGGCTGCACGTGCATCTGTCGGCAGATGTGGCAACGGCCCGGCAGGTGGGGGCGCGACACGGACGACCGTATATTTTGGTCGTGGATGCAGGTGGAATGGTGGCGGCTGGACGGATGTTTTGGCGTTCTGCGAACGGCGTCTGGCTGACGGCGGACGTGCCGCCGCAGTTTCTCTCCAGCGAGGCTGTGGAGACCGCGTGA
- a CDS encoding ABC transporter substrate-binding protein, translated as MGWLAMLGVVAPVAAQTATRDAELEPVTLQLKWRHQFQSAGYYAAIAQGYYREAGFAVTLREPEVGEEPAEVVLAGRADFGVAGSDLVLLREAGEPVVTLAAILQHSALAFVTPENAGIDTVHDLAGRRVMLEAHAEELLAYLKFEGIAEGAVEWVPHTFGPQALMAGEVAAMSAYVTDEAFLLEDAGVAYRSFSPRAGGIDFYGDVLFTTEAVVAADRDRVRRFREASLRGWAYALAHVDEMVELIFTRYSERHSRAHLRFEAEHLRQLILSDVVELGYQNPGRWQHIAEVYRELGMVEGDVDLAGMVWRDESVAAQSWGLVVALVVALLVILGLLGAVVRFAQLNRQVREQAASLREALGEIKELRGIIPICAGCKKVRNDEGYWHHVEVYIAEHTRAEFSHGFCDDCMDRLYPGVRDKKSGDGE; from the coding sequence ATGGGGTGGCTGGCCATGCTCGGGGTCGTCGCGCCGGTGGCGGCTCAGACCGCGACGCGCGATGCGGAACTCGAGCCGGTCACGCTGCAGTTAAAATGGCGGCACCAATTTCAGTCGGCGGGCTACTACGCGGCGATCGCGCAGGGGTATTATCGGGAGGCCGGTTTTGCGGTGACGCTGCGTGAACCCGAAGTGGGAGAGGAGCCGGCCGAGGTGGTGCTGGCGGGGCGGGCGGACTTTGGAGTGGCGGGGTCGGACTTGGTGCTGCTGCGCGAGGCCGGGGAGCCGGTGGTGACGCTGGCGGCGATTTTGCAGCACTCGGCGCTGGCCTTTGTGACGCCGGAAAACGCGGGCATTGATACGGTGCACGATTTGGCGGGACGGCGGGTGATGCTCGAGGCGCACGCGGAGGAGCTGCTGGCCTACCTGAAATTTGAAGGCATCGCGGAGGGTGCGGTGGAGTGGGTGCCGCACACGTTTGGGCCGCAGGCGCTGATGGCGGGCGAGGTGGCGGCGATGTCGGCGTATGTGACCGACGAGGCGTTTTTGTTGGAGGATGCCGGGGTCGCGTATCGGTCGTTTTCACCGCGGGCGGGAGGCATCGATTTTTACGGTGATGTGTTGTTCACCACCGAGGCGGTGGTGGCGGCGGACCGCGACCGGGTGCGGCGTTTTCGGGAGGCGTCGTTGCGGGGCTGGGCGTATGCGCTGGCGCACGTCGACGAGATGGTGGAGTTGATTTTCACGCGCTACAGTGAGCGACACAGTCGGGCGCATCTGCGGTTTGAGGCGGAGCATCTGCGGCAGCTGATTCTCTCGGATGTGGTGGAGCTGGGTTATCAGAATCCCGGACGTTGGCAGCACATCGCGGAGGTTTATCGGGAGCTCGGCATGGTGGAGGGCGACGTCGATCTCGCGGGTATGGTGTGGCGCGATGAGTCGGTGGCGGCGCAGTCATGGGGACTGGTGGTGGCGCTGGTGGTGGCGTTGCTCGTGATCCTCGGGCTGTTGGGCGCGGTGGTGCGATTTGCGCAATTAAATCGGCAGGTGCGCGAACAGGCGGCGTCCCTGCGCGAAGCGTTGGGGGAAATCAAAGAGCTGCGCGGCATCATTCCGATCTGCGCGGGCTGCAAGAAGGTGCGCAACGACGAGGGGTATTGGCACCACGTGGAGGTTTACATCGCAGAGCACACCCGGGCGGAGTTCAGCCACGGGTTCTGCGATGACTGCATGGATCGCTTGTATCCAGGAGTTCGGGACAAGAAATCCGGCGACGGTGAGTGA
- a CDS encoding transposase — MINRGNYRSSIFGGKGAAQAFERVLDLAAQRYAWRVHAYVVMRNHFHLAIELTEPNLSEGMKWLQGTWIRRFNVIRTQIGRPFQGRYKALLVEPGDAFGQVCHYIHLNPVRAKVVSATEAWSYRPGSLARFADKKHRPAWLDPSTVLDTAGGLKDTARGWRCYGEYLEFLAEDVVGKKELVAKKMSRGWCLGSFEFKKQQMEEMKERGAELERFKGSGAGELRKEREQVWEDRLVALAASARIDLGKLGKRKSAPEKVLLAAALKQSTSVSNGWLATRLEMGQAASASQFVRRLLLKKEGRAAVERLLSRVKP; from the coding sequence GTGATCAATCGTGGGAACTATCGGTCCTCGATCTTTGGCGGGAAGGGGGCGGCGCAGGCGTTTGAGCGGGTGCTGGATCTGGCTGCGCAGCGGTATGCATGGCGAGTGCACGCTTACGTGGTGATGCGGAATCACTTTCACCTGGCGATCGAACTGACCGAGCCAAACTTGAGCGAGGGAATGAAGTGGCTGCAGGGGACTTGGATCCGCCGATTCAACGTGATTCGGACGCAAATTGGACGACCGTTTCAGGGCCGCTACAAGGCGTTGTTGGTAGAGCCGGGAGACGCCTTTGGGCAGGTCTGCCACTATATCCATCTCAACCCGGTAAGGGCCAAGGTGGTGAGTGCGACCGAAGCCTGGAGTTATCGGCCAGGTAGTCTGGCTAGGTTTGCGGACAAAAAACACCGGCCGGCGTGGCTCGATCCATCCACCGTGCTGGATACGGCCGGCGGCCTGAAAGACACCGCTCGAGGTTGGCGTTGCTATGGTGAGTATTTGGAATTCCTCGCGGAGGATGTGGTGGGCAAGAAGGAGCTGGTGGCGAAGAAGATGAGCCGTGGTTGGTGCTTGGGTTCGTTTGAGTTCAAAAAGCAACAGATGGAGGAAATGAAGGAGCGAGGGGCAGAACTGGAGCGCTTCAAGGGGAGCGGTGCCGGAGAGTTGCGCAAAGAACGTGAACAGGTCTGGGAGGATCGTTTGGTAGCCCTAGCGGCAAGCGCGCGGATCGACTTGGGCAAGTTGGGGAAGCGGAAGTCAGCTCCGGAAAAGGTGCTATTGGCGGCAGCGTTAAAACAGTCCACCTCCGTCTCGAATGGTTGGCTGGCAACTCGCCTTGAAATGGGACAGGCCGCCAGTGCGAGTCAGTTCGTGCGCCGGTTACTGCTGAAAAAGGAAGGCAGAGCCGCGGTCGAGCGGCTTTTGTCAAGAGTCAAGCCCTGA
- a CDS encoding transposase: MINRGNYRSSIFGGKGAAEAFERVLDLAAERYAWRVHAYVVMRNHFHLAIELTEPNLSEGMKWLQGTWIRRFNAIRTQIGRPFQGRYKALLVEPGDAFGRVCHYIHLNPVRAKVVSATEASSYRPGSLAKFADKKQRPAWLDPSTVLDTAGGLKDTARGWRCYGEYLEFLAEDAVAKKELVAKKMSRGWCLGSFEFKKQQLEEMKERGAELERFKGSGAGELRKEREQVWEDRLVALAASARIDLGKLGKRKSAPEKVLLAAVLKQSTSVSNGWLATRLEMGQAASASQFVRRLLLQKEGRGAVERLLSRVKT; encoded by the coding sequence GTGATCAATCGTGGGAACTATCGGTCCTCGATCTTTGGCGGGAAGGGGGCGGCTGAGGCGTTTGAGAGGGTGCTGGATCTGGCCGCGGAACGGTATGCGTGGCGAGTGCACGCTTACGTGGTGATGCGGAACCACTTTCACCTGGCGATCGAACTGACGGAGCCAAACTTGAGCGAAGGAATGAAGTGGCTGCAGGGGACTTGGATCCGACGGTTTAACGCGATCCGGACTCAAATTGGACGACCGTTTCAGGGCCGCTACAAGGCGTTGTTGGTCGAGCCGGGAGACGCCTTTGGGCGGGTCTGCCACTATATCCATCTCAACCCGGTGAGGGCCAAGGTGGTGAGTGCGACTGAAGCATCGAGCTACCGACCAGGTAGCTTGGCCAAGTTTGCGGACAAGAAGCAGAGACCGGCGTGGCTCGATCCGTCCACGGTGCTGGATACCGCCGGCGGCCTGAAAGACACCGCTCGAGGTTGGCGTTGCTATGGTGAGTATTTGGAATTCCTCGCAGAGGACGCGGTGGCAAAGAAGGAGTTAGTGGCGAAGAAGATGAGCCGTGGTTGGTGCTTGGGCTCGTTTGAGTTCAAAAAGCAACAGCTGGAGGAGATGAAGGAGCGAGGGGCAGAACTGGAGCGCTTCAAGGGGAGCGGTGCCGGAGAGTTGCGCAAAGAACGGGAACAGGTCTGGGAGGACCGTTTGGTAGCCCTGGCGGCAAGTGCACGGATCGACTTGGGCAAGTTGGGGAAGCGGAAGTCAGCTCCGGAAAAGGTTCTATTGGCGGCAGTGTTAAAACAGTCCACCTCCGTCTCGAATGGTTGGCTGGCAACTCGCCTTGAAATGGGACAGGCTGCCAGTGCGAGTCAGTTCGTGCGACGGTTACTGCTGCAAAAGGAAGGTCGAGGCGCGGTCGAGCGGCTTTTGTCAAGAGTCAAGACCTGA